From a region of the Haematobia irritans isolate KBUSLIRL chromosome 4, ASM5000362v1, whole genome shotgun sequence genome:
- the LOC142237136 gene encoding uncharacterized protein LOC142237136 encodes MAIKRLYCVEKKMARDSEYSRVYCQKINDYLSKGYTRKIEENEKPINNGRVFYLPHFGVQNINKKGIRIVFDAAAEVHNISLNKCLLSGPDINNTLISTIFKFREAPIAVCGYIKEMFHQVKIAKEDQDCQRFLWRNGDKNKKVDIYVMERMIFGATCSPAIAQFVKNMNAKKYLKPSPRAVNAILERHYVDDYVDCFQTENEAVQVVKDVIKIHGAGGFEMRNMISNSEKVLESCGQSASGIDDSREFLSKDNIERILGIHWLPNVDIFCFRLNFHKVERSILEFAKVPSKREMLSLNMSIYDPFGFLCDFMITSKVLMQRVWKAGIEWDEELPIEIYNHWKLWLMELKRLEQFTISRCYFNEFLKCKVDLHIFADASEEAMATVAYWRVVSVDEIKVIFVMGKSSCAPTKYHTIPKLELQAAVMGVRMKDLIISNRTKNINKIYFWTDSHTVIRWINSDHRKYKQYVANRVAEILEGSGMDNWNWCPGTKNPADEATRAKYPIKYEADGRWKNGPDFLKLDESQWPTESNMENYEDSTNSELRSKFVFLVARQVCSIIPDINRFSKYSRLKRTMAWVHRYIQNLYRKIKNIGLIKGELSVEENAWAEMYLCRRIQSEVFSEEIADIGQQGHVGKDSKIKMLNPRIGEDGLLRVSGRIQNAPSLSIQSKNPIILPNQHCFTRLLVESYHVKFNISTVISEVRLKFWVPSIRRLLNSIQSRCQVCRIRRAKPRQPQMAPLPIDRVTPYIRAFTHTGVDYFGPINVTIRRQREKRWIALFTCLTIRAIHLEIAPDLSSDSCLLCIRNFINRRALGIQWKFNTPANPSEGGAWERLVQSVKKALYAMLREHSPRLETLQSFLIEAENMINSGPLTHLAVTPEDPDPLTPNHFLLGCANSTQTPAPYEPRLMCLRKQWRIVKNLKNGLWHQWVREHIKDLKKKIAPAVGILYKFKNKLSMKVKLMIYQALIHSHLNYLAIVYAFNKNCAAMRSLQRMQNKALKIVYGLPLTYPTISLYNDVSKTILPIYGLYECQALIFVYRNIHNIGHQTIVFSQNQLEFNTRNQSNLRIPRCRLERCKQRIDYRGGVKFNNLPINVKNSERISVFKTRCFVLYLLPTCLFKAFNWR; translated from the exons ATGGCCATAAAACGTTTGTATTGTGTAGAAAAGAAGATGGCTCGTGACAGTGAGTATAGCCGCGTATATTGCCAAAAAATTAATGATTATTTATCCAAAGGCTATACcagaaaaattgaagaaaatgaaaAGCCGATAAACAATGGCCGTGTGTTTTATTTGCCGCACTTTGGGgtgcaaaatataaacaaaaaaggaaTTCGTATTGTTTTCGACGCCGCAGCCGAGGTCCACAATATTTCATTGAACAAGTGCCTTTTGAGTGGACCAGACATAAACAATACGCTTAtctcaacaatttttaaatttcgagAAGCTCCAATTGCTGTATGTGGATATATTAAGGAAATGTTCCACCAGGTAAAAATCGCCAAAGAGGACCAAGACTGTCAAAGATTCTTGTGGAGGAATGGAGACAAGAATAAAAAGGTCGACATTTATGTAATGGAACGCATGATATTTGGTGCGACGTGCTCACCAGCTATAGCTCAATTCGTCAAAAATATGAAtgccaaaaaatatttgaagccGTCTCCTCGAGCCGTAAACGCAATACTCGAAAGACATTACGTTGACGATTACGTCGATTGTTTCCAAACTGAAAATGAAGCAGTGCAAGTGGTAAAAGATGTTATTAAAATCCATGGTGCTGGAGGATTCGAAATGAGAAATATGATATCAAATTCAGAAAAAGTTTTGGAATCTTGTGGGCAATCGGCCAGTGGAATAGACGACAGCCGTGAGTTTTTAAGCAAAGATAATATTGAAAGAATTTTGGGTATACACTGGTTACCAAATGTAGACATATTTTGCTTccgtttaaattttcataaagtggAAAGATCTATTTTAGAATTTGCCAAAGTGCCTTCCAAGCGTGAGATGCTTTCTCTAAATATGTCAATTTATGACCCATTtggatttttgtgtgatttcatGATTACATCCAAAGTTTTGATGCAAAGAGTATGGAAAGCAGGTATAGAGTGGGACGAGGAGTTGccgattgaaatttataatcatTGGAAATTGTGGTTAATGGAACTTAAAAGGCTGGAACAGTTTACTATATCTCGTTgctattttaatgaatttttaaaatgtaaagtAGACTTACACATATTTGCAGATGCGAGCGAAGAGGCGATGGCGACTGTTGCATATTGGCGTGTGGTAAGTGTGGATGAAATAAAAGTTATTTTCGTGATGGGAAAATCTTCTTGTGCCCCTACAAAATATCATACTATACCCAAACTAGAACTGCAGGCAGCAGTTATGGGTGTCCGGATGAAGGATTTAATAATTTCTAAtcgtacaaaaaatattaataaaatttatttttggacaGATTCCCATACTGTCATACGATGGATTAATTCTGACCACCGGAAATATAAACAATACGTGGCCAATAGGGTGGCAGAAATTTTGGAAGGCAGCGGAATGGATAATTGGAATTGGTGTCCTGGAACAAAAAACCCAGCTGATGAAGCAACACGGGCTAAATATCCCATAAAGTACGAGGCGGACGGACGGTGGAAAAACGGACCAGATTTTTTGAAATTGGATGAATCCCAGTGGCCAACAGAATCAAACATGGAAAATTATGAAGATTCTACCAATTCCGAATTGAGATCAAAATTTGTCTTTCTGGTGGCTCGTCAGGTTTGTTCCATAATTCCtgatattaatcgattttcaaaatattccagaTTAAAACGTACAATGGCTTGGGTACATCGttacatacaaaatttatatcggAAAATCAAGAATATTGGCTTAATTAAAGGCGAGTTGTCTGTTGAAGAAAATGCATGGGCTGAGATGTATTTATGTCGACGTATTCAAAGTGAagttttttctgaagaaattgcTGATATTGGACAACAAGGGCATGTGGGTAAAGACAGTAAAATAAAGATGTTGAACCCACGCATCGGTGAAGATGGATTATTGAGAGTATCTGGACGTATTCAGAATGCACCAAGTCTGTCCATCCAGTCAAAAAATCCCATCATTCTTCCAAATCAACATTGCTTTACACGCCTGCTAGTGGAGTCGTATcatgtaaaatttaatatatcaaCTGTAATAAGTGAAGTGCGATTGAAGTTTTGGGTACCATCAATTCGTCGTTTGTTGAACAGTATACAATCTCGATGTCAAGTTTGCCGCATACGAAGGGCGAAGCCTCGTCAACCACAAATGGCCCCTTTGCCGATAGACCGTGTAACTCCATATATTCGTGCCTTCACTCACACCGGTGTGGATTATTTTGGACCTATTAATGTCACCATTCGTCGCCAACGAGAGAAGAGGTGGATCGCCTTATTCACCTGTTTGACCATACGTGCTATCCACTTGGAGATAGCGCCTGATCTTTCCAGTGATTCCTGTCTACTTTGCAtcagaaattttataaatcgtAGAG CATTGGGCATTCAATGGAAATTCAACACTCCTGCAAATCCTAGCGAAGGTGGTGCCTGGGAGAGACTAGTGCAGTCGGTGAAGAAGGCCCTTTATGCGATGTTGCGCGAACATTCACCACGGCTGGAGACTCTACAAAGCTTTTTAATAGAAGCTGAGAATATGATAAATTCTGGACCATTGACACATTTGGCTGTTACACCGGAGGACCCTGACCCACTAACACCAAACCACTTTTTATTGGGCTGTGCCAATTCGACCCAAACGCCAGCGCCATACGAACCTCGTTTAATGTGTCTGAGAAAGCAGTGgagaattgtcaaaaatttgaagaacgggcTGTGGCACCAATGGGTTAGAGAACACATTAAGGATTTAAAGAAGAAGATAGCACCAGCCGTGGGAATTTTGTAtaagtttaaaaataaactaagtaTGAAGGTAAAGTTAATGATTTACCAGGCATTGATACACTCCCATTTGAACTATTTGGCAATTGTATATGCATTCAATAAGAATTGTGCTGCTATGAGATCTTTGCAACGTATGCAGAATAAGGCCTTaaaaatagtatatggtctacctTTAACATACCCAACAATCTCATTGTACAATGATGTTTCGAAAACTATACTGCCTATTTATGGATTATATGAATGTCAAGCTTTAATATTCGTTTACAGAAACATACATAATATCGGACATCAAACGATTGTTTTTTCTCAAAACCAACTTGAATTCAATACGCGAAATCAGTCTAATCTTCGAATTCCAAGATGTAGATTGGAAAGATGTAAACAAAGAATTGATTATAGGGGAGgagtaaaatttaacaatttacCCATTAACGTAAAGAATTCGGAAAGAATTTCTGTCTTCAAAACTAGAT GTTTTGTATTGTATCTATTGCCAACTTGCCTCTTTAAAGCCTTTAATTGGCGCTGA
- the LOC142237140 gene encoding uncharacterized protein LOC142237140 — MSTDEKWEKIKNLKVCFCCLKKGHQLRDCRNKIACGKDDCQKFHHVLLHNEVATEVGNSSAVPQPEQRICHAVGETDDGASVSMVDSKIANELDLQGKKQKLSLQWLNEHCVAQNCEVIEMTISGVGAGDKRYTMKNVYTTSNLSLPIQSCSLQNLVKLPLDVPRILSAAGPIATTTRLGVMVYGPTAGTNPTTTRRALHARRYENKEDDLQSLNVMMKNYFDMESLGVKITTTKLIPADDERALKLLNEFTREVGGRY, encoded by the exons ATGAGTACGGACGAAAAGtgggaaaaaataaagaatttaaagGTTTGTTTCTGCTGTTTAAAGAAAGGCCATCAGTTAAGAGATTGCAGAAACAAAATTGCCTGTGGAAAAGATGACTGCCAGAAATTCCATCACGTATTACTCCACAATGAAGTTGCTACCGAAGTTGGAAATTCCTCTGCTGTGCCGCAGCCTGAACAAAGAATTTGTCACGCTGTGGGTGAAACCG ACGACGGTGCAAGCGTTTCTATGGTTGATAGTAAGATTGCTAATGAATTGGATTTGCAAGGTAAAAAGCAAAAATTATCACTTCAATGGCTTAATGAGCATTGTGTGGCACAAAATTGTGAAGTCATTGAAATGACTATTAGTGGAGTTGGAGCTGGAGACAAGCGGTAtactatgaaaaatgtttatacaaCGTCCAATTTATCTTTGCCAATTCAAAGTTGTAGTTtacaaaatcttgtaaaat TACCTTTGGATGTGCCCCGCATATTGTCAGCCGCTGGACCGATTGCAACCACAACGAGATTAGGTGTCATGGTGTATGGACCGACTGCTGGAACAAATCCTACAACAACAAGACGTGCTCTTCATGCTCGAAGGTACGAAAATAAAGAAGACGACTTACAAAGCTTAAACGttatgatgaaaaattattttgatatgGAGAGCCTCGGggtaaaaataacaacaacaaaactaatTCCGGCTGATGATGAACGTGCTTTAAAATTGCTAAATGAATTCACAAGGGAAGTGGGTGGCAGATATTAA
- the LOC142235518 gene encoding uncharacterized protein LOC142235518, which translates to MLVNGEHHLYNPSLLSELVAKLPMNRQMEWGEKCLSLKESPSILDFSQWLETLRRVANIVHDTLPYAPNVSTNRRQTTNPSRKFACVAVKNCVVCEGVCTSVGKCKQFIQMSTDEKWEKIKNLKVCFCCLKKGHQLRDCRNKIACGKDDCQKFHHVLLHNEVATEVGNSSAVPQPEQRICHAVGETDDGASVSMVDSKIANELDLQGKKQKLSLQWLNEHCVAQNCEVIEMTISGVGAGDKRYTMKNVYTTSNLSLPIQSCSLQNLVKCNENIDVSKIKFVDYKNVQPKLIISLHHCFLTVPLDVPRILSAAGPIATTTRLGVMVYGPTAGTNPTTTRRALHARRYENKEDDLQSLNVMMKNYFDMESLGVKITTTKLIPADDERALKLLNEFTREVECRLLWKENIPPFPESYEMALKRLYCVEKKMARDSYTRKIEENEKPVNNGHVFYLPHFGVQNINKKGIRIVFDAAAEVHNISLNKCLLSGPDINNTLISTIFKFREAPIAVCGYIKEMFHQVKIAKIKDSCGGMETRIKRSTFM; encoded by the exons ATGCTAGTAAATGGTGAGCATCACCTTTACAATCCATCATTGTTGAGTGAACTAGTTGCCAAATTGCCAATGAATCGTCAAATGGAGTGGGGAGAGAAATGTCTCTCGCTAAAAGAATCACCATCTATTTTGGACTTCAGTCAATGGTTGGAAACATTGCGCCGAGTTGCTAACATCGTCCACGATACTCTACCATACGCACCAAACGTCTCCACTAATCGTCGCCAAACCACAAACCCAAGCCGTAAGTTTGCATGCGTCGCCGTTAAAAATTGTGTTGTGTGCGAAGGAGTCTGTACGTCAGTTGGAAAATGTAAACAGTTTATACAAATGAGTACGGACGAAAAGtgggaaaaaataaagaatttaaagGTTTGTTTCTGCTGTTTAAAGAAAGGCCATCAGTTAAGAGATTGCAGAAACAAAATTGCCTGTGGAAAAGATGACTGCCAGAAATTCCATCACGTATTACTCCACAATGAAGTTGCTACCGAAGTTGGAAATTCCTCTGCTGTGCCGCAGCCTGAACAAAGAATTTGTCACGCTGTGGGTGAAACCG ACGACGGTGCAAGCGTTTCTATGGTTGATAGTAAGATTGCTAATGAATTGGATTTGCAAGGTAAAAAGCAAAAATTATCACTTCAATGGCTTAATGAGCATTGTGTGGCACAAAATTGTGAAGTCATTGAAATGACTATTAGTGGAGTTGGAGCTGGAGACAAGCGGTAtactatgaaaaatgtttatacaaCGTCCAATTTATCTTTGCCAATTCAAAGTTGTAGTTtacaaaatcttgtaaaatgtaatgaaaatattgatgtatcaaaaataaaatttgttgactataaaaatgttcagccaaaattaataatcagtctTCATCATTGTTTTTTGACAGTACCTTTGGATGTGCCCCGCATATTGTCAGCCGCTGGACCGATTGCAACCACAACGAGATTAGGTGTCATGGTGTATGGACCGACTGCTGGAACAAATCCTACAACAACAAGACGTGCTCTTCATGCTCGAAGGTACGAAAATAAAGAAGACGACTTACAAAGCTTAAACGttatgatgaaaaattattttgatatgGAGAGCCTCGGggtaaaaataacaacaacaaaactaatTCCGGCTGATGATGAACGTGCTTTAAAATTGCTAAATGAATTCACAAGGGAAGTGGAATGTCGTCTTTTATGGAAGGAAAATATACCTCCTTTTCCCGAATCATATGAAATGGCCCTAAAACGTTTGTATTGTGTAGAAAAGAAGATGGCTCGTGACA GCTATACcagaaaaattgaagaaaatgaaaAGCCGGTAAACAATGGCCATGTGTTTTATTTGCCGCACTTTGGGgtgcaaaatataaacaaaaaaggaaTTCGTATTGTTTTCGACGCCGCAGCCGAGGTCCACAATATTTCATTGAACAAGTGCCTTTTGAGTGGACCAGACATAAACAATACGCTTAtctcaacaatttttaaatttcgagAAGCTCCAATTGCTGTATGTGGATATATTAAGGAAATGTTCCACCAGGTAAAAATCGCCAAAATCAAAGATTCTTGTGGAGGAATGGAGACAAGAATAAAAAGGTCGACATTTATGTAA
- the LOC142237137 gene encoding uncharacterized protein LOC142237137 — MERMIFGATCSPAITQFVKNMNAKKYLKPPPRAVNAILERHYVDDYVDCFQTENEAVQVVKDVIKIHGAGGFELRNMISNSEKVLESCGQSASGIDDSREFLSKDNIERILGIHWLPNVDIFCFRLNFHKVERSILEFAKVPSKREMLSLNMSIYDPFGFLCDFMITSKVLMQRVWKAGIEWDEELPIEIYNHWKLWLMELKRLEQFTISRCYFNEFLKCKVDLHIFADASEEAMATVAYWRVVSVDEIKVIFVMGKSSCAPTIYHTIPKLELQAAVMGVRMKDLIISNHTKNINKIYFWTDSHTVIRWINSDHRKYKQYVANRVAEILEGSGMDNWNWCPGTKNPADEATRAKYPIKYEADGRWKNGPDFLKLDESQWPTESNMENYEDSTNSELRSKFVFLVARQVCSIIPDINRFSKYSRLKRTMAWVHRYIQNLYRKIKNIGLIKGELSVEENAWAEMYLCRRIQSEVFSEEIADIGQQGHVGKDSKIKMLNPRIGEDGLLRVSGRIQNAPSLSIQSKNPIILPNQHCFTRLLVESYHVKFCHINMSTVISEVRLKFWVPSIRRLLNSIQSRCQVCRIRRAKPRQPQMAPLPIDRVTPYIRAFTHTGVDYFGPINVTIRRQREKRWIALFTCLTIRAIHLEIAPDLSSDSCLLCIRNFINRRALGIQWKFNTPANPSEGGAWERLVQWVKKALYAMLREHSPRLETLQSFLIEAENMINSRPLTHLAVTPEDPDPLTPNHFLLGCANSTQTPAPYEPRLMCLRKQWRIVKNLKNGLWHQWVREHIKDLKKKIAPAVGILYKFKNKLSMKVKLMIYQALIHSHLNYLAIVYAFNKNCAAMRSLQRMQNKALKILYGLPLTYPTISLYNDVSKTILPIYGLYECQALIFVYRNIHNIGHQTIVFSQNQLEFNTRNQSNLRIPRCRLERCKQRIDYRGGVKFNNLPINVKNFCLQN; from the exons ATGGAACGCATGATATTTGGTGCGACGTGCTCACCAGCTATAACTCAATTCGTCAAAAATATGAAtgccaaaaaatatttgaagccGCCTCCTCGAGCCGTAAACGCAATACTCGAAAGACATTACGTTGACGATTACGTCGATTGTTTCCAAACTGAAAATGAAGCAGTGCAAGTGGTAAAAGATGTTATTAAAATCCATGGTGCTGGAGGATTCGAACTGAGAAATATGATATCAAATTCAGAAAAAGTTTTGGAATCTTGTGGGCAATCGGCCAGTGGAATAGACGACAGCCGTGAGTTTTTAAGCAAAGATAATATTGAAAGAATTTTGGGTATACACTGGTTACCAAATGTAGACATATTTTGCTTccgtttaaattttcataaagtggAAAGATCTATTTTAGAATTTGCCAAAGTGCCTTCCAAGCGTGAGATGCTTTCTCTAAATATGTCAATTTATGACCCATTtggatttttgtgtgatttcatGATTACATCCAAAGTTTTGATGCAAAGAGTATGGAAAGCAGGTATAGAGTGGGACGAGGAGTTGccgattgaaatttataatcatTGGAAATTGTGGTTAATGGAACTTAAAAGGCTGGAACAGTTTACTATATCTCGTTgctattttaatgaatttttaaaatgtaaagtAGACTTACACATATTTGCAGATGCGAGCGAAGAGGCGATGGCGACTGTTGCATATTGGCGTGTGGTAAGTGTGGATGAAATAAAAGTTATTTTCGTGATGGGAAAATCTTCTTGTGCCCCTACAATATATCATACTATACCCAAACTAGAACTGCAGGCAGCAGTTATGGGTGTCCGGATGAAGGATTTAATAATTTCTaatcatacaaaaaatattaataaaatttatttttggacaGATTCCCATACTGTCATACGATGGATTAATTCTGACCACCGGAAATATAAACAATACGTGGCCAATAGGGTGGCAGAAATTTTGGAAGGCAGCGGAATGGATAATTGGAATTGGTGTCCTGGAACAAAAAACCCAGCTGATGAAGCAACACGGGCTAAATATCCCATAAAGTACGAGGCGGACGGACGGTGGAAAAACGGACCAGATTTTTTGAAATTGGATGAATCCCAGTGGCCAACAGAATCAAACATGGAAAATTATGAAGATTCTACCAATTCCGAATTGAGATCAAAATTTGTCTTTCTGGTGGCTCGTCAGGTTTGTTCCATAATTCCtgatattaatcgattttcaaaatattccagaTTAAAACGTACAATGGCTTGGGTACATCGttacatacaaaatttatatcggAAAATCAAGAATATTGGCTTAATTAAAGGCGAGTTGTCTGTTGAAGAAAATGCATGGGCTGAGATGTATTTATGTCGACGTATTCAAAGTGAagttttttctgaagaaattgcTGATATTGGACAACAAGGGCATGTGGGTAAAGACAGTAAAATAAAGATGTTGAACCCACGCATCGGTGAAGATGGATTATTGAGAGTATCTGGACGTATTCAGAATGCACCAAGTCTATCCATCCAGTCAAAAAATCCCATCATTCTTCCAAATCAACATTGCTTTACACGCCTGCTAGTGGAGTCGTAtcatgtaaaattttgccacatcaATATGTCAACTGTAATAAGTGAAGTGCGATTGAAGTTTTGGGTACCATCAATTCGTCGTTTGTTGAACAGTATACAATCTCGATGTCAAGTTTGCCGCATACGAAGGGCGAAGCCTCGTCAACCACAAATGGCCCCTTTGCCGATAGACCGTGTAACTCCATATATTCGTGCCTTCACTCACACCGGTGTGGATTATTTTGGACCTATTAATGTCACCATTCGTCGCCAACGAGAGAAGAGGTGGATCGCCTTATTCACCTGTTTGACCATACGTGCTATCCACTTGGAGATAGCGCCTGATCTTTCCAGTGATTCCTGTCTACTTTGCAtcagaaattttataaatcgtAGAG CATTGGGCATTCAATGGAAATTCAACACTCCTGCAAATCCTAGCGAAGGTGGTGCCTGGGAGAGACTAGTGCAGTGGGTGAAGAAGGCCCTTTATGCGATGTTGCGCGAACATTCACCACGGCTGGAGACTCTACAAAGCTTTTTAATAGAAGCTGAGAATATGATAAATTCTCGACCATTGACACATTTGGCTGTTACACCGGAGGACCCTGACCCACTGACACCAAACCACTTTTTATTGGGCTGTGCCAATTCGACCCAAACGCCAGCGCCATACGAACCTCGTTTAATGTGTCTGAGAAAGCAGTGgagaattgtcaaaaatttgaagaacgggcTGTGGCACCAATGGGTTAGAGAACACATTAAGGATTTAAAGAAGAAGATAGCACCAGCCGTGGGAATTTTGTAtaagtttaaaaataaactaagtaTGAAGGTAAAGTTAATGATTTACCAGGCATTGATACACTCCCATTTGAACTATTTGGCAATTGTATATGCATTCAATAAGAATTGTGCTGCTATGAGATCTTTGCAACGTATGCAGAATAAGGCCTTAAAAATACTATATGGTCTACCTTTAACATACCCAACAATCTCATTGTACAATGATGTTTCGAAAACTATACTGCCTATTTATGGATTATATGAATGTCAAGCTTTAATATTCGTTTACAGAAACATACATAATATCGGACATCAAACGATTGTTTTTTCTCAAAACCAACTTGAATTCAATACGCGAAATCAGTCTAATCTTCGAATTCCAAGATGTAGATTGGAAAGATGTAAACAAAGAATTGATTATAGGGGAGgagtaaaatttaacaatttacCCATTAACGTAAAGAATTTCTGTCTTCAAAACTAG